Proteins from a single region of Halorubrum sp. 2020YC2:
- a CDS encoding antitoxin VapB family protein: MSKSIRVDEETHAALASLKGDDETFDDLLTRLLRERREDMRSGAGLWEGTDAPERAREKRREMKRGVDSR, encoded by the coding sequence ATGAGCAAGAGCATCCGCGTCGACGAGGAGACACACGCCGCACTCGCGTCGCTGAAAGGCGACGACGAGACCTTCGACGACCTGCTGACGCGGTTGCTTCGCGAGCGCCGCGAGGATATGCGGTCCGGGGCCGGTCTGTGGGAGGGAACCGACGCGCCGGAGCGCGCCCGAGAGAAACGCCGGGAGATGAAACGCGGGGTCGACTCGCGGTGA